The following coding sequences lie in one Cygnus olor isolate bCygOlo1 chromosome 8, bCygOlo1.pri.v2, whole genome shotgun sequence genomic window:
- the KTI12 gene encoding protein KTI12 homolog encodes MPLVVLCGPPGSGKSRRAAELREALDGPERRAYVVTEAEGGRAALRAEVERRLSRRDVVIVDAGNELRSGRYELYCAARQAGTALCLLHCAAGPPEPPFEAPDPRNRWDRPLFTVRGEEPLPLAEIRAALFDSTLPPPHRATRSQPLQSCEFLHRLDRATQDVVAAVVAAQRSGVLPGEAVRVPGVVEGLVLTRPVGMAELSRLRRQFISYTKMQPSDENLPQLASMFLQYLSRSIQ; translated from the coding sequence ATGCCGCTGGTGGTGCTGTGCGGGCCGCCGGGCAGCGGCAAGAgccggcgggcggcggagcTGCGGGAGGCGCTGGACGGCCCGGAGCGGCGGGCGTACGTCGTGACCGAGGCGgagggcggccgggcggcgctGCGGGCCGAGGTGGAGCGGCGGCTGAGCCGGCGGGACGTGGTGATCGTGGACGCGGGCAACGAGCTGCGGAGCGGCCGCTACGAGCTCTACTGCGCGGCGCGGCAGGCGGGCACGGCgctctgcctcctgcactgCGCCGCCGGCCCCCCCGAGCCGCCCTTCGAGGCTCCGGACCCCCGCAACCGCTGGGACCGGCCTCTCTTCACCGTGCGGGGCGAGGAGCCGCTGCCCCTGGCCGAGATCCGAGCCGCCCTCTTCGACAGCACCCTGCCGCCGCCGCACCGGGCCAcccgcagccagcccctgcagtCGTGCGAGTTCCTGCACCGCCTCGACCGAGCCACGCAGGACGTGGTGGCCGCCGTGGTGGCCGCCCAGAGGAGCGGGGTGCTGCCCGGGGAGGCGGTGCGCGTCCCCGGGGTGGTGGAAGGGCTGGTGCTCACCCGGCCCGTCGGCATGGCCGAGCTGAGCCGGCTGCGCAGGCAGTTCATCAGCTACACCAAGATGCAGCCCAGCGATGAAAACCTGCCCCAGCTGGCCAGCATGTTCCTGCAGTACCTGAGCCGCAGCATCCAGTGA